One genomic region from Rosa rugosa chromosome 1, drRosRugo1.1, whole genome shotgun sequence encodes:
- the LOC133741962 gene encoding uncharacterized protein LOC133741962, with the protein MDLTSPRCFQAPNFISSSVEPPPLESNTSFYGKSKSNPFADTFPDPLCKLNLKETAEFVKSFPLPPPSNGPESNRSNFLDSSAQKREGVTSVVTHKKVLEAPPTPGRPVFSFSVGNLSRKSFPSKWDDAEKWLISSSCHDSPAHHTTKVSNAKQCDNFKQQQMEVSKAVSSFQRSASLNNHNSSAKAFKGGLGSMDVLPKDKFVDDIEPILPNFKYLEPTKEGFLFKNSACENMKDAGTDQCHQIEHRDVGTEMTPLGSSTTSRCHTPFKCPSPARHNTPESRSGPLALGHSSSPNNTIDITQLQECHLAKLQLGTQYDSVASTWNSREEEEMEISKSLRHFDTGNVYAGNGYREGISEPRAAAWEEEENNKCCLRYQREEAKIQAWVTLQSAKAEAQSRKLEVKIQNMRSNLEEKLMKKMAVVHRKAEELRAEARQQHTEQIHKATNQAQKMISRHNPHFSGHISCGCFPCSNHNRS; encoded by the exons ATGGATCTCACAAGCCCCAGATGTTTCCAAGCTCCAAACTTTATCTCATCTAGTGTG GAACCACCACCATTGGAGAGCAACACAAGCTTCTATGGGAAAAGCAAGAGCAACCCATTTGCAGACACCTTCCCTGACCCACTTTGCAAGCTTAATCTCAAAGAGACAGCTGAGTTTGTCAAGTCATTCCCACTACCACCACCAAGCAATGGCCCAGAAAGCAATAGAAGCAATTTTCTTGATTCCTCAGCTCAGAAAAGAGAGGGAGTAACCTCTGTTGTCACACACAAGAAAGTTCTAGAAGCTCCTCCCACACCAGGAAGGCCTGTGTTCAGCTTCAGTGTAGGGAATCTTTCCAGAAAGAGCTTCCCTTCAAAGTGGGATGATGCTGAGAAATGGCTCATAAGTAGTTCTTGCCATGATTCTCCTGCTCACCACACCACAAAGGTTAGTAATGCCAAGCAATGTGACAACTTTAAGCAGCAACAAATGGAGGTGTCAAAAGCAGTCTCAAGCTTTCAGAGGTCTGCATCTTTGAACAATCATAATAGTTCTGCCAAAGCTTTCAAAGGGGGCTTAGGCTCTATGGATGTGCTTCCAAAAG ATAAGTTTGTGGATGACATAGAACCAATTCTGCCCAATTTCAAGTATTTGGAGCCAACTAAAGAAGGGTTTCTGTTCAAAAACTCAGCCTGTGAAAACATGAAAGATGCAGGCACAGACCAGTGTCATCAGATAGAACATCGGGATGTTGGGACAGAGATGACTCCTCTTGGCAGTTCAACAACTTCGAGGTGTCACACACCATTCAAGTGCCCATCACCGGCGCGCCATAACACTCCTGAAAGTAGGTCAGGGCCATTGGCCTTGGGGCACTCTAGCAGCCCCAATAACACCATTGACATTACTCAGTTGCAGGAATGCCATTTAGCTAAGCTTCAACTTGGGACACAATATGATTCAGTTGCATCGACTTGGAACTCAAGGGAAGAGGAGGAAATGGAAATATCAAAGAGCTTGAGGCATTTTGACACAGGCAATGTATATGCAGGCAATGGATACCGAGAAGGTATTTCTGAACCAAGAGCTGCTGCttgggaagaggaagaaaataaCAAATGCTGCCTTAG GTATCAAAGAGAAGAAGCAAAAATTCAAGCCTGGGTCACCCTCCAAAGCGCAAAAGCAGAAGCTCAGTCAAGAAAGCTCGAG gtGAAGATACAGAACATGAGATCAAACCTGGAGGAGAAGTTGATGAAGAAGATGGCAGTTGTGCATAGAAAAGCCGAGGAATTGAGAGCAGAAGCCAGGCAACAACACACTGAACAAATTCACAAGGCCACCAACCAAGCACAGAAGATGATAAGTCGGCACAACCCTCATTTCTCTGGCCACATTTCTTGCGGTTGCTTCCCTTGCAGTAACCACAACCGATCATGA
- the LOC133725556 gene encoding alanine aminotransferase 2, mitochondrial — MRRFVSGRLRSLVVHSLQTKQQIRPQQQTPLFLSRFLSAAPALDFPSSMADKSPSPLTVTVGNINPKVVKCEYAVRGEIVILAGKIQEELKANPDSHPFDEILYCNIGNPQSLGQQPITYFREVLALCDHPSILDKSETQGLFSADSIERAWEVLDQIPGRATGAYSHSQGIKGLRDTIAAGIEARDGYPADPNDLFLTDGASPAVHMMLTLLLRSEKDGILCPIPQYPLYSASIALHGGTLVPYYLDEASGWGLEISDLKKQLEDAKSKGVSVRALVVINPGNPTGQVLAEDNQRQIVEFCKQEGLVLLADEVYQENIYVPDKEFHSFKKVARSMGYGETDIPLVSFQSVSKGYYGECGKRGGYMEVTGFSPEVREQIYKMASVNLCSNISGQILASLVMSPPKVGDESYELYLSEKNGILSSLKRRAKTLENALNSLEGVTCNRAEGAMYLFPRIDLPQKAIKAAEAEKTAPDAFYCKRLLNATGIVVVPGSGFGQVPGTWHFRCTILPQEDKIPAIVNRLTDFHKKFMDEFRD; from the exons ATGCGGAGATTCGTAAGCGGCAGACTTAGAAGCCTTGTCGTCCATTCTTTACAGACCAAACAGCAGATTCGCCCTCAGCAGCAGACACCTCTATTTCTCAGTCGTTTCTTGTCCGCCGCTCCAGCTCTCGACTTCCCATCTTCCATGGCTGACAAAtctccttctcctctcactGTCACTGTTGGGAATATCAATCCCAAG GTTGTGAAGTGTGAATATGCTGTCCGAGGTGAAATTGTCATTCTTGCTGGG AAAATTCAAGAAGAGTTGAAAGCTAATCCAGACTCTCATCCTTTTGATGAG ATTCTTTACTGCAATATCGGAAATCCTCAGTCTCTTGGCCAGCAACCAATCACTTATTTCCGAGAG GTTCTTGCATTGTGTGACCATCCATCCATCTTGGACAAGAGTGAAACACAAGGCTTGTTCAG CGCCGATTCAATTGAGCGGGCATGGGAGGTTCTAGATCAAATTCCTGGAAGAGCAACCGGTGCTTACAGTCACAGTCAG GGTATCAAGGGGTTACGTGACACAATTGCTGCTGGAATTGAAGCTCGTGATGGATATCCTGCTGATCCAAATGATCTTTTCTTAACAGATGGTGCAAGCCCTGCG GTCCATATGATGTTGACATTGCTGTTAAGATCAGAAAAGGATGGGATTCTTTGTCCCATTCCTCAATACCCTTTGTACTCTGCTTCAATTGCCCTCCATGGTGGCACACTG GTTCCTTACTATCTTGATGAGGCATCAGGGTGGGGATTGGAAATTTCTGACTTGAAGAAGCAACTAGAGGATGCAAAGTCTAAGGGTGTCAGTGTAAGAGCCTTGGTTGTTATAAATCCGGGCAACCCAACCGGGCAG GTTCTTGCTGAGGACAACCAACGGCAGATTGTGGAGTTCTGCAAGCAAGAAGGTCTTGTTTTACTGGCAGATGAG GTATATCAAGAGAACATATATGTTCCTGATAAGGAGTTTCATTCATTCAAGAAGGTAGCAAGGTCTATGGGATACGGTGAGACGGATATTCCACTGGTATCTTTTCAATCAGTCTCTAAAG GGTACTACGGGGAGTGTGGAAAAAGAGGTGGATACATGGAAGTCACTGGATTTAGTCCTGAAGTGAGGGAACAAATATACAAAATGGCATCGGTCAATCTTTGTTCTAATATCAGTGGTCAAATTCTTGCAAGCCTAGTCATGAGTCCACCAAAg GTTGGAGATGAATCCTATGAATTGTATCTttcagagaaaaatggaattctGTCATCCCTAAAAAGGCGTGCAAAG ACACTAGAGAATGCGTTGAACAGCCTGGAGGGTGTGACATGCAACAGAGCTGAGGGGGCAATGTATCTGTTTCCTCGCATAGACCTGCCTCAAAAGGCAATCAAAGCAGCAGAGGCTGAAAAGACAGCTCCAGATGCATTCTATTGCAAACGTCTTCTGAATGCCACTGGAATTGTTGTTGTTCCTGGTTCTGGTTTCGGGCAG GTTCCTGGCACCTGGCATTTTAGATGCACAATCTTGCCTCAAGAGGATAAAATTCCAGCTATCGTCAACCGTCTAACAGATTTCCACAAAAAGTTCATGGACGAGTTTCGCGACTAG